A region from the Mycobacterium heidelbergense genome encodes:
- a CDS encoding NifU family protein has product MADRPITENDAQWRTAGDRIQTLLDSCAASGAAAQERAQRLVREVVGLYGAGLERIMGLVEDPGSDIPLAERLATDDLVASLLLVHGLHPHDVRRRVSDALDRVRPYLGSHGGDVDLIGVTDGPDGAGVLLSFKGSCKSCPSSAVTLELAVQDAIRAAAPEVASIEVVTAEPTGAAIPAESLLARVHSNGPASWHPVPELAELSPGEVAGFLVGGATMLACRVDGQTFAYRDHCPVCDDSLAGARLSGEQLRCPCCATAFDVVHAGAAANGTHLEPLPLLTRDGVPSVALRGEPAGAPA; this is encoded by the coding sequence ATGGCGGATCGCCCGATCACCGAGAACGACGCGCAGTGGCGCACCGCGGGCGATCGGATCCAGACGCTGCTGGATTCCTGCGCGGCGAGCGGGGCCGCCGCGCAGGAACGCGCCCAGCGGCTGGTCCGCGAGGTCGTCGGGCTCTACGGGGCCGGGCTGGAACGGATCATGGGGCTGGTCGAGGACCCCGGCTCCGATATTCCCCTAGCCGAGCGGCTGGCCACCGACGACCTGGTGGCCAGCCTGCTCCTGGTCCACGGCCTGCACCCGCACGACGTGCGCCGACGGGTGTCCGACGCGCTGGACCGGGTGCGGCCCTACCTGGGCTCCCACGGCGGCGACGTCGACCTGATCGGGGTCACTGACGGACCCGACGGTGCTGGCGTGCTCCTCTCTTTTAAAGGCAGCTGCAAGAGCTGCCCGTCGTCGGCGGTGACGCTGGAGCTGGCCGTGCAGGACGCGATCCGCGCGGCCGCGCCGGAAGTCGCGTCGATCGAGGTCGTCACGGCCGAACCCACGGGCGCGGCGATCCCCGCCGAATCGCTGCTGGCCCGCGTGCATTCGAACGGCCCGGCGTCGTGGCACCCGGTGCCCGAGCTGGCCGAGCTGTCGCCCGGCGAGGTGGCCGGCTTCCTGGTGGGCGGCGCCACGATGCTGGCGTGCCGCGTCGACGGCCAGACGTTCGCCTATCGCGACCACTGTCCGGTGTGTGACGACTCGCTGGCCGGCGCGCGGCTGAGCGGCGAACAATTGCGATGTCCGTGCTGCGCAACGGCTTTCGATGTCGTGCACGCGGGCGCCGCGGCGAACGGGACCCATCTCGAACCCCTTCCGCTGCTGACCCGCGACGGGGTGCCGTCGGTGGCGCTGCGGGGCGAACCGGCGGGGGCCCCGGCATGA
- a CDS encoding hydrogenase maturation protease, producing MTARILVAGIGNIFLGDDGFGSEVVRNAEIAQDDSAVRVTDYGISGMHLAYDLLEEWDTLVLVDAVPSRGNPGTLHVFQADHESGPGATGLDGHGMDPAAVFASLRALGGRPPYTVVVGCEAGSVEEGIGLTEPVAKAVPRAARAVEEIVAALQTRAAATAREDG from the coding sequence ATGACAGCGCGCATCCTGGTGGCCGGGATCGGCAACATCTTCCTGGGCGACGACGGATTCGGCTCGGAGGTGGTCCGCAACGCCGAGATCGCACAGGACGATTCGGCCGTCCGCGTCACCGACTACGGCATCAGCGGCATGCACCTGGCCTACGACCTACTCGAGGAATGGGACACGCTGGTCCTGGTCGACGCCGTGCCCAGCCGCGGCAACCCCGGCACCTTGCACGTCTTCCAGGCCGACCACGAATCCGGGCCCGGCGCAACCGGTCTCGACGGTCACGGCATGGACCCGGCCGCCGTGTTCGCCAGCCTGCGGGCGCTGGGCGGCCGCCCGCCCTACACGGTCGTCGTCGGGTGCGAGGCCGGCAGCGTCGAGGAGGGCATCGGCCTCACCGAGCCCGTGGCCAAGGCCGTCCCCCGCGCCGCCCGCGCCGTCGAGGAGATCGTCGCGGCGCTGCAAACCCGCGCGGCCGCGACCGCGCGAGAGGACGGCTGA
- a CDS encoding nickel-dependent hydrogenase large subunit, which translates to MTTIVPEPTTAKREPGQLVEMAWDPITRIVGSLGIYTKIDFENREVVECHSTSSIFRGYSIFMKGKDPRDAHFITSRICGICGDNHATCSCYAQNMAYGVKPPHLGEWIVNLGEAAEYMFDHNIFQENLVGVDFCEKMVSETNPSVLSLAEKTPAPHADAHGYKTIADIMRSLNPFSGEFYREALQVSRWTREMFCLMEGRHVHPSTLYPGGVGTVATIQLMTDYMTRLMRYVEFMKKVVPMHDDLFDFFYEALPGYDKVGLRRTLLGCWGSFQDPEVCNFEYKDMERWGNAMFVTPGVVVDGKLVTHSLVDINLGIRILLGSSYYDDWTDQEMFVKTDPLGNAVDRRHPWNQHTNPHPQKRDMEAGGKYSWVMSPRWFDGTDHLALDTGGGPLARLWATALAGLVDIDYVKATGTSVKINFPKTALKAPVEFEWKVPQYGSNTIERDRARTYFQAYAAACALHFAEKALAEIRAGRTKTWEKFDVPDEAIGCGFTEAVRGVLSHHLVIRDGKIANYHPYPPTPWNANPRDSYGTPGPYEDAVQGQPIFEENGRENFKGIDVMRTVRSFDPCLPCGVHMYLGKGKTLERLHTPTQSPAGE; encoded by the coding sequence ATGACAACTATCGTGCCCGAGCCCACCACCGCCAAGCGGGAACCCGGCCAGCTCGTCGAGATGGCCTGGGACCCGATCACCAGGATCGTGGGCAGCCTCGGCATCTACACCAAGATCGACTTCGAGAACCGGGAGGTCGTCGAGTGCCACAGCACCTCGTCGATCTTCCGCGGCTACTCGATCTTCATGAAAGGCAAGGACCCGCGCGACGCCCACTTCATCACCAGCCGCATCTGCGGCATCTGCGGCGACAACCACGCCACCTGTTCGTGCTACGCGCAGAACATGGCCTACGGGGTCAAGCCGCCGCACCTCGGCGAGTGGATCGTCAACCTCGGCGAGGCCGCGGAATACATGTTCGACCACAACATCTTCCAGGAGAACCTGGTCGGGGTGGACTTCTGCGAGAAGATGGTCTCCGAGACCAACCCGAGCGTGCTGTCGCTGGCCGAGAAGACCCCGGCGCCGCACGCCGACGCGCACGGGTACAAGACGATCGCCGACATCATGCGCTCGCTCAACCCGTTCAGCGGCGAGTTCTACCGGGAGGCGCTGCAGGTCAGCCGCTGGACGCGAGAGATGTTCTGCCTCATGGAGGGCCGCCACGTGCATCCCTCCACGCTGTATCCCGGCGGGGTCGGCACGGTCGCGACCATCCAGCTGATGACCGACTACATGACCCGGCTGATGCGCTACGTCGAGTTCATGAAGAAGGTCGTGCCGATGCACGACGACCTGTTCGACTTCTTCTACGAGGCGCTGCCCGGCTACGACAAGGTCGGGCTGCGCCGCACGCTGCTCGGCTGTTGGGGCTCCTTCCAGGACCCGGAGGTGTGCAACTTCGAGTACAAGGACATGGAGCGCTGGGGCAACGCGATGTTCGTCACGCCCGGCGTGGTGGTGGACGGCAAGCTGGTCACCCACTCGCTGGTGGACATCAACCTGGGCATCCGGATCCTGTTGGGCAGTTCGTATTACGACGACTGGACCGACCAGGAGATGTTCGTCAAGACCGATCCGCTGGGCAACGCGGTGGACCGGCGCCACCCGTGGAACCAGCACACCAACCCGCACCCGCAGAAACGCGACATGGAAGCGGGCGGCAAGTACAGCTGGGTGATGTCGCCGCGCTGGTTCGACGGCACCGACCACCTGGCGCTGGACACCGGCGGCGGGCCGCTGGCCCGGCTGTGGGCGACGGCGCTGGCCGGCCTGGTCGACATCGACTACGTCAAGGCCACCGGTACCAGCGTGAAGATCAACTTCCCCAAGACCGCGCTGAAGGCCCCGGTCGAATTCGAGTGGAAGGTGCCGCAGTACGGCAGCAACACGATCGAACGCGACCGCGCCCGCACCTACTTCCAGGCCTACGCCGCGGCGTGCGCGCTGCACTTCGCCGAGAAGGCTTTAGCGGAGATCCGCGCCGGGCGCACCAAGACCTGGGAGAAGTTCGACGTGCCCGACGAGGCCATCGGCTGCGGCTTCACCGAGGCGGTCCGCGGGGTGCTGAGCCACCACCTGGTGATCCGGGACGGCAAGATCGCCAACTACCACCCCTACCCGCCCACCCCGTGGAACGCCAACCCGCGCGACAGCTACGGCACGCCGGGGCCTTACGAGGACGCGGTGCAGGGCCAGCCGATCTTCGAGGAGAACGGCCGGGAGAACTTCAAGGGCATCGACGTCATGCGCACCGTGCGCAGCTTCGACCCCTGCCTGCCCTGCGGCGTGCACATGTACCTGGGGAAGGGCAAGACCCTGGAGAGACTGCACACGCCGACGCAGTCACCCGCCGGGGAATGA
- a CDS encoding DUF6084 family protein, translating to MTPEQLDINFAVLDVAPEPYAVSPVLTARVGVATGGDDPVHAIALRCQVRIEPLRRAYSDAEAAGLTDLFGPRERWASTQRTFLWQHCAAMVPGFAHNTTVALALDCTYDFEVAAAKYLHALRDGALPLQFLFSGTIFVKSERGFSVQQVPWDCEYRYDMPVAVWRDLIAQHYPNAGWVRLSHDTIAALAAYKSARGLLDLDHAVTSLLDADRETAL from the coding sequence ATGACCCCGGAGCAGCTGGACATCAACTTCGCCGTCCTCGACGTGGCGCCCGAGCCGTACGCCGTCAGCCCGGTGCTGACCGCCCGCGTCGGCGTCGCCACCGGCGGCGACGATCCGGTGCACGCCATCGCCCTGCGCTGCCAGGTCCGCATCGAGCCGCTGCGGCGGGCCTACTCCGACGCCGAAGCGGCCGGGCTGACGGACTTGTTCGGGCCCCGCGAACGCTGGGCGAGCACCCAGCGCACCTTCCTCTGGCAGCACTGCGCCGCGATGGTGCCGGGCTTCGCGCACAACACGACGGTCGCGCTCGCGCTGGACTGCACCTACGACTTCGAGGTCGCCGCGGCCAAATACCTGCACGCGCTGCGCGACGGCGCGCTGCCCCTCCAGTTCCTGTTCAGCGGAACGATTTTCGTCAAGTCCGAACGCGGGTTCTCGGTGCAGCAGGTGCCGTGGGACTGCGAGTATCGCTACGACATGCCGGTCGCGGTGTGGCGGGACCTGATCGCGCAGCACTACCCGAACGCCGGCTGGGTGCGGCTATCCCACGACACCATCGCGGCGCTGGCCGCCTACAAGTCGGCGCGCGGCCTGCTCGACCTCGACCACGCCGTCACCTCGCTGCTGGACGCCGACCGGGAGACGGCCCTATGA
- a CDS encoding HypC/HybG/HupF family hydrogenase formation chaperone, with translation MCLGIPGQVIGMLDGYEGQLALVDVTGERRKVNVGMLPEETFAPGDWIIIHMGFAVEKTDRAGAEQAMAGLELMGRGRTDPGGG, from the coding sequence ATGTGCCTGGGGATACCCGGCCAGGTGATCGGGATGCTGGACGGTTACGAGGGGCAGCTCGCGCTGGTCGACGTCACCGGCGAGCGGCGCAAGGTGAACGTCGGCATGCTGCCCGAGGAAACGTTCGCGCCCGGTGACTGGATCATCATCCACATGGGCTTCGCGGTGGAGAAGACGGACCGCGCCGGCGCCGAGCAGGCCATGGCCGGCCTCGAGCTGATGGGCAGGGGCCGTACCGACCCGGGGGGCGGTTGA
- a CDS encoding DUF6893 family small protein: MEVLGWIFIAIMALVVGVALVLGLVSLPDARRYLKLRRM; the protein is encoded by the coding sequence ATGGAAGTCTTGGGTTGGATATTCATCGCCATCATGGCGCTGGTGGTCGGGGTGGCCCTGGTGCTCGGGCTGGTGTCGCTGCCCGACGCCCGCCGCTACCTGAAACTGAGGCGGATGTAG
- a CDS encoding DUF5947 family protein, with product MTGPYDVLTRITANRRAPEPVGERCEMCSEAIADEHQHVVNVAGRQLMCVCRACYLLFTDSDAELRYRAVPDRYLAFPDFALDRHGWEALQIPVGVAFFFVNSALGRTVAFYPGPAGATQSELDLDAWDAIGGADPRTGLLADDVEALLVRVPETEGAAPQSYLVPIDACYEFVGRLRTLWRGFDGGQQARAFIDGFFARIEARAVKTPPGTPP from the coding sequence ATGACCGGCCCGTACGACGTACTGACGCGCATCACCGCCAACCGGCGGGCCCCCGAGCCGGTGGGCGAGCGCTGCGAGATGTGCTCGGAAGCGATTGCCGACGAGCACCAGCACGTGGTGAATGTGGCCGGGCGGCAGCTGATGTGCGTCTGCCGGGCCTGCTATCTGCTGTTCACCGACAGCGACGCCGAGCTGCGCTACCGCGCGGTGCCCGACCGGTACCTGGCGTTTCCGGATTTCGCGCTGGACCGACACGGCTGGGAGGCGCTGCAGATCCCGGTCGGCGTCGCGTTCTTCTTCGTCAACTCCGCGCTCGGGCGCACCGTCGCGTTCTACCCCGGCCCGGCCGGGGCGACCCAATCCGAGCTGGACCTGGACGCGTGGGACGCGATCGGCGGCGCCGACCCGCGGACGGGCCTGCTGGCCGACGACGTGGAGGCGCTGCTGGTGCGGGTCCCCGAGACCGAAGGTGCCGCGCCGCAAAGCTATCTCGTCCCGATCGACGCCTGCTACGAGTTCGTCGGGCGCCTGCGCACGCTGTGGCGGGGCTTCGACGGGGGCCAGCAGGCGCGGGCGTTCATCGACGGCTTCTTCGCGCGGATCGAGGCGCGCGCCGTGAAAACGCCGCCCGGGACGCCACCATGA